From the Methanobrevibacter sp. genome, the window AATGCTTTTGGTTTTCCTCCACCTGCTTCAAAAGCTGAATTGTTTAATTTTTTACCGGTTTTGAGACTGGTCAAGTTACATGATGAAATCCAAAGCCAAGGTGATGTAAAGTCTCCACCCCAGTTTTTATCAGCATATCCGTATGATTTTTCAGGAATTACTTCATATTCCCTACCGTCGAGCCAGATGGTTCCACTGTATTGAGTTTTGATTCCTTCAGCATGCCAGAACATTTCGAATGAATTTAATTTTCTAAATAGGCTGTTAGCACCATAACCAACGTTAAAAGCAATTTGTTTATCAATATCTAAATCCCACATCATTTCTCCAGCATCACTCATGAATTCTGGGTGTTCCTGAGCTTCTTCTTCACTGACTTTTACTTGTCCATTCATATGAGTTTCTGTAAGACTGCAATCTCCTACTCTTATGTTTAATTCATCGTCAGGACAATCGAAGTATTTCATTGAGTAAAAATTATGGATTTGTTTTTTGTTTTTACCCCATGTACCTGCTTTGATCATACAGTATGATGGTTTTTTACCTGCTTTTTGATTTTCAGGCAATTGTCCGAGAGTAGGTTCTTCTTCAGCTAAAGCTGGATTACATACAAAGTATTCTATAAAGAAAGGTTTTTCTTCGCCAGTTTCTTTATCATATGCAGTTAAGGAATGCCACCACCAGTCATAACCTTTTTTGGCAAGTGATCCTTTGAGCATATAATAATCTCTTTTCAAATCACTTTTATTCATTATTAATCCTCCAAGATAATACATTGTTATTTTTGTTAAAAATCGTTTAAATAATTTATTAAAATATTTCATTGAAAGAGAGTATAAATAAAAGAAAATAAGGAAAAATAGATATTATTTAAAATGAATGTTTTCAATACAAAAATTTAAAACAAAAATAAGCATAAGTGCTGTAAACAAAGTTAATAAAAAAAGTGGTGTTTAAAATACTTCTTTAAAAGATAATTTTACAAAAACCTCAAGAGGTTAGGATATGATAAATATTATTGACAAGGATAATATTCTACTTGAATTGAGGGAATTAACGAAAAATAAGGAAAATTGGGAAACAAAGATTGATGATGTTGCAGTTAAATTGAATGAAAATTATTCTGATGCTGTAAAAGCAAAAAGGTTATGAGTTATTTAAGAAATTGGATTAAAATATCCTATAAAAATAGAAAACATATTTAGTTACTGGAATCAGATAATCAAAAAATTAAAAAAATAATTAACTTGATCATGATTACTTGATTAAAAACATTTTTTGAGTTTTGAATCGTTGCAAATTGAAGATTATGGCATGAAAAAAAATAAGTGAAGCATTTGAAAATGCTTCCATGTTTAAACAAGTTTATTGTATATTTCTTTACCCAAAGCTGCAGCCAAAGCCAAACCTATTATACCAACTGGCCTAAGTAAACCAATGAAATTATCCAAAGCATCTCCAAAAATCAATATTAATATCGTTGACATTACAATAAGCAACAGAAAGACAATAATTATACTTAAAACACCACCTAAAACTTTTCGAATTATAGATGAAGATTTATTGTTAAATTGACATTCCGAAATATTAATAGGTTTAAATTCACTTCCAGTATCAGTAATCATATCACTAGCTGAATTAAAATCTTTAATATAGGGACGTAAATCCATTAAAAATAAATTCAATGTTAATAACCAAGATTTAACCACATCATCAGGCATTACTTCTAAACGATTATCATTAAATACATTACAACATGCAAAATACTCTGCACATTCACCAAATGAAGAAGTAACTCCTGAATCAGTATTTAATTCTAAAGTGAGTGTACCCATCAAATCTCTGTATATAATATTTTTTAACTTATTTGCAGAAGAATTCCACCTTATTTTTTTCATTTGATTAAATAGTTCATTATTATATTTAAAATTTTGATTGAAATTAGATGAAATATCCTGATTCAAAGTCAATTTATGAATTAAATTACAGTAATAAATTTTTTTCTCTCATTATATGATAAATCTCTTTTAAGTTCACTAACACAACTATAAACAATTATATCATAAACAGATGCAAAATGAAGTTTGCTCAATTGAGATTTACTAAAAATTCCAAAAATTTTAAAACAATCTGATACATATTTAAAAATTGGAATATCATCTTTTAATTCATCAAGTTCAATAATACAGGTATAATCAACATTATCTGAAATAAATATGAATTTTTCATTATTTCTTAAAATCATATAATAATTTACGGAGTTCATATGCTCCATTAACATCTAAAAAAGGATTAAGGGCATTATATGCTTTAATCCATTCTTTTTCAATGAATTCTTTTGAAACCATTGTACACCTACCATAATCTAAATTTTTTCACATAAGATTTTAAATATTTAAATGAATTTTTAACATAATTATATGTACTCTTTTTATAATGATTATAAGTTGAATAAACTTTCTTTTTTGCATAATTATAAGTTGAATGCACTTTTTTCTTAATATAATGACCCGTAGAATAAAATTTCTTTTTGGAATACTTATAAATTGAATAACATTTTTTCATACCAAAATTAACGGCAGAGTAAACTTTTTTCTTCACATATGAATAACTAGAAACTAACTTATGTTTTACTTTAGAAATAGATTTAACAATATTCTTTGAAGAACTCTCAATTAATTTAGTTGTAGCATTATAAGATGAATAAATATTTTTAGAAATTGAACCACCAATAGATTTTGTTTTATCATGTTAAACCAGAATATTGATTCAAATAGACTATTAGAGGTTAAACATTATATTTTTGTGATTTCAGTAATAGGTTTGTTCTTTCAAATCCCCATCCTGTGAAGTTTAAAATAAATGTTTTCAACACAATACCAAAACAAAATTTTATGATTTTTAATTTAATATTCATGAGCCATCCCAAAAAAGAAAAAGAAGGAAAATTAAACTTAATTATTTAGTTCCATATACCCTATCTCCAGCATCTCCAAGACCCGGAAGGATATATGCATTTTCGTTTAATTCCCTGTCAACAGTTGCACAAAATATTTTAACATCAGGATGATTATTTTCGATTGTTTCAATACCTTGTGGAGCCGCTACAAGACATAACAACTTAATTTTGGTTACACCATCTCGTTTAAGCCTGGAAATTGTTGCTGATGCACTTCCACCTGTTGCAAGCATTGGATCAACTACAAGAACCTCCCTATTATCAATTCCTTCAGGCATTTTATAATAATATTCAACAGGCTCAAATGTTTCTTCATCCCTATAAAGACCAATGTGCCCTATTTTTGCGTTAGGAATTACATTCAATACACCGTCAACCATACCCATTCCTGCCCTTAATATTGGAACGATAGCATAGTTATCTTCATTTAATTTTCCAGTTTCCATTTTTTCAAGAGGGGTTTCAATTGTTGTTTTTTCAAGTTTTGCATCCCTCATTGATTCATAAACAAGGATTGTTGAAATTTCAGTTACAAGTTCTCTGAATTCTTTAGTTCCGGTGCCAATATCTCTTAAAATCGCAAGTTTATGAGTTATTAATGGATGGTCTAAAACAAATTCATTCATGTTTTTCCTCCGGAATTGCAAGATTTAAGATTACACCGACAACTGCTGCAAGAGACATACCGGACATTGCAAGGGACAAGTTACCGCATACAACTGATAATGTTGCTCCACCTAAACCTAAAACAAGCATTGTTGCAGCTACAACAACGTTTTTGGTATTGTTGAAGTCAACTTGATTGTGGATTAAGATTTTAAGACCATTTACACAGATAAATCCATATAAAAGAACAGAAATACCACCTAAAACAGGAGCAGGAATTGCAGTTAAGAATGCAGTCAAGTGTCCTGAGAATGCAAATACGATTGCAATTAAAGCTGCAAGAGCAATTACATAAACGGATGCTACACGGGTCATACCTACAACAGAAGTGTTTTCACCATAAGTTGTGTTTGCAGGACCACCTAATAATGCTGCGATGAAAGTTGCAAGACCGTCTCCAAGCAAGGTTCTGTCAAGACCAGGATCTTCAATCAAATCACGGCCAATGATTTCACTTAATACTTTGTGGTCTCCAATGTGCTCTACCATTGTTACAAGAGCAATTGGAACAATTGTGAGTGCTGCTGCGAAGTTCAAATTATAATTCATGAATGGTACATAGAATTTAGGAATTTCAATTACATTTGCAGATAAAGCTTGTGAAAAGTCAACCATACCAAGAGCTGCTGCTACAGCATAACCTACAAGAATACCAATTAAGAATGGAATTACACGTAATATTCCTTTTCCACGAACTGCTAAAATTGCAGTAGTTAAAAATGCAATCAATGCAACAACAAGATTTTGCCATGGAATTACAGCTAAGTCCAAACCGATTTCATTAATAGCTGTTGGAGCAAGAGATAATCCAATAACCATAATCATAGGACCTACAATTACTGGAGGTAACAATTTATTAATCCATGCTTTACCGGAAACTCTGATAATACATGAAACAATTACATATACTAAACCAACAAGCATTAAAGCTGAAAATACACTAGCTTTACCAGCCAATGCATAACCTGCTACCATAGGAGCAATGAATGCAAAGGAGCTTCCCAAGTATACAGGACTTCTTCCACGAGTACAAATAAGGTAAATTAATGTACCTATACCAGATGTAACTAACGCTACCGGAATTGATAAAACATCTGCACCTGCAGTGGTGTTTACAACAATAGGTACTAAAATTGTAGCCCCAAACATTGCACATACATGCTGTACAGCAAGTAAAACCCACCTGAGTGCCGGAGGCTTGTCACGAACCCCAAGCAGCATATTATTATTTTCTTCAACCATATATATCACAAAATTCCTATATTTTATCATAAATTGATTAATTATTTTAAAAATTTTTATTGAATAATTTAAAAATAATAGTTAAAATATCCACACTTTGTAAAATAAAGTGTTAAATATAGCCATAACAATTTCTGACTAATTATATATATCTGAATAAAACAATAAAATATTTTACTATTTCAAAATTGTAGTAAAAAATAGAAAAATAACGATAAAAATTGATTAAAAAATTTACAATTATAGAATTCATATAAAAATAATAAACAAAATTGAAAAAAACTATTTAAAAACTTTACAATTATTAAATATCAATTAAAAAAAAAAATAAAAAAGTGGGAAAATAATTCCCGTTTTAAATTTAAGCTTCTGCAGGTTTTCCTTTTTCTGCCCATTTTACAGTCATTTTTGTAAATGGTTGAGCAATAGCAGTCCAAATCAAACTTAATACCCAGTGGGAAATAATCATTATTAAGATATCAGTAACAGCATATACTCCGATGAATGCAAGACCGATGAAAATAAAGTTATCGACTAATTCACTGAAAGCAAGAATTCCTAAGTTTTTAGTAGAAGAGTATTCTTTACCAGCGTTTACTTTAGCGGTGATCTTTGCGTTTACAAAGTTACCGATCAAGTAACTGATGTATGAAGCTACGAGAATTCTTGGAGTTTGAGTAAATACAAATGCAAGGCTGGAATCTCCTGTGAAATAAGCTGGAGAAGGTAATACCAATATTAAAGTTGTCATGAAAACAAATAAAATATCAGTAGCAAGACCTAAAAGGATAGTTCTTTGCGCTACTTTTTCACCATAAACATCTGCAACTACGTTAGTTAAAATGTATACTAAAGGATAGATTAAAACTCCAGCAGGAGTTTCCATTCCTAAAAATCCAATGTTAATAACTTTAACAGTAATCAAATTTGCAATTGTGAAAGCCATACAGAAAAATGCGGTAATAATTACACGCTTTTCACTAAAGTCAAAATTCAAATTCATACAAAGTAATATTGATTATACAAATATTTAAATTTAACACCGTGAATTTAAGTCACTGTATAAAATTTAAATCAAAAAGTAAACATGAATATCAAAAATATTCAAAATAAGAAGTATTAATGCTTGAAAATAAAAAATAAATGAAAAATATACTTTATTTTAATCAAATAAATAAAATAATAAAAAAATATTTAACCTTGAGATTCGTTAAAAATGAGGTATTTTTCCATTATATTAGAAATTGTAGATTCATCGAATCTTTAAGACAAACCTCAAGGAAATGAGCAATATCACTAGAAAATGTTGGTTGATAAAATCCTCTATCTCGTATAATCCATAAAAGTAATAATATACATTAAATGGAACTTAAATTCCAAATAATGAATATTTCGTCTGTTTTGAGATTAATAAATTATCTTCTTGCTTTTCCAACTCTACGAGCAATTACTATTTCCCCAACAGAGATTAAACCAGCAAAGAATTTTTCCAAACCACCAGTTGACCAGATAGCTTCTCCGAAAGTAGAATTCATAATATTTGCTTCATAATCCTTAGGAGATATTTTGACACCAGTGGTTTTTTGAGATACTAATGCAGATGCATCCATCAGTTCATCCCAGGTTACACCTTTAAGTTGGTTTTGCATTGCTTCATATAATTTTGAAACTTTAATATCATATAATTCAGATACTAATTCTACAATATCACAAGCACGAACCATACCAATAATTTGTTTATCATCATTTACAACAGGTACAGTTACAAACTTATTGTTTGCAGTTAAGATTACTGCTTTTCTTGCAGGATCATTTTCATGAACAGTCCCAATTTCTTCATAACCACTCATGATTTCTGAAATTTTTTCATTACCTTCCCTTAATCCACGAGTAATGTCGAAAGAAGTTATCCATCCTATTAATTGTTTGTTATCATTAACAACAGGACATGTGAAACGTCTAATTTCTTCCATTACTTTTGAAACTTCAACTATACTATCATTTGTATTTAAATATACAAAATTTTTATCCATTAACTCTTTAGCTCTCATAAACAGACCTCATTTTTATTTTATCACTTCTCTTTTCAAAGCCACTACCGGACAACGATGAGTGCATTCAATGCATCTAATACATTTATCATCATTTAAAACAACTTTACCATCCACTAATTCAATAGCTCCGGTCGGACAGTTTTCTTCACATAAATAACAATTGACACACAAATCGTGATTGACATCAATAAAACGACTGTGGATTACAGGACCAAAGTAACGATCCAATTCTATTGCATTGTCATTAAGTGATATTTCAGCACATGCTCCACATCCAATACACATTTTTTCATTAACATATGGATATAACTCATCTTCAAGGAGTTCAATACCTAAATCCATATCCAAATCATCAAAGAACTCTTTAAATTCAAGAGTAAATGCATTGGTTGGACATAATGTCGCACAATCATCCCAATTATTATCGACAGAGTAATCGATTGAAATATTGTTCATACGAATTACCCTATGACGAGAACTTACATTAGCTAATTTATATTCAATTATCTTCTCTTCACTTTCACTATCATAAACAATTGAATTGTCAATTATTTTAACTGCTGAAACAGGACATGATTGAACGCAAATTTCACATTTAACGCACTTGTCAGTTATTTTAGCTATTCTGAAAATATTAGCGGGCTCAATTGCATTAACTGGACACTCGCCAACACAGGTATTACACCTTACACATCTAGGTGAAACTGCAATGATTTCATCATTTGCACTAAATCCATCCAGTTCAAACTGAAAATCATCACGATCATCATCTAATTCAACAGATTTTAAAAGAACTTCACGTTCCAAATCCTTCATCTGTTTTATAAAAGACACATTCATTTTAATACCTACTAATCAATTTTTTAATATCTAATTATCTTAATAAATTCACTTAAAAGAAAGCCTCTAAATCTTTAGCGGAAGGGAATTTATCCATTCCAAATCCTTCAATTGATTTACTTGCAACCCAATTTCCGATTCTACAGGATTTTTCCAAATCATATCCTTTTAGGAAGGAATATAAAAATCCACTGTTAAAACTGTCTCCAGCACCAGTAGTATCGACAACATCACACTCATATGATTCGACAAAACAATCAGTCTGGTTGTTCATTGCAAATACTCCTTTTGCCCCTTGTTTAATTACAACAGTTTCAATTCCAAATTCAAGAAATCCTCTAGCCAAATCTTTTAAGGAAGCTTCATTATTATCACATAATAATCTTAATTCTGATTCATTGATGAGTAATATATCAGTCCTGTCAAGGATTGGTTTTAACTCATTGAATCCTTTTTGAACATATAACATTCCAGGATCAAAGCTTAATACAGTATTTTCGTTTAACAAATCCAGTAATTCAATTTGGGTTTTAAATGAATCTCCAACAAAAGATGTGTAGTGCATTACTTTACATCTCATAAAATTGATTGGATTTATTTCATCAATTTTAATCTCATCATTTACACCAGGGTCAATGTATAAGCATCTTTCACCATCATCATCAACAAAACCTAAGCATTTTCCGGTTGAACCTGTCTCTGAGTAAATTAAATTATTTGAGTAAACACCATTAATGGCCAAATTGTATTCTATTAAATCCCCATCTTCATCTTCAGCTATTTTTCCAATGATTGATGTTGAACGGCCAAGTCTTGATAAACCAACAATTGTATTTGCTGCAGAACCGCCAGGAGCGTCAATTTCACTTTTTATGAAACTTTCTTCATCTTTACCTGCAATATTTCCAACAGAGTAAAGTTTGTCCACATTCAGTGCTCCGAATCCAACTACTTCTGCATTAATATCATCATCTAGAATTTCCATTTTAAAACCTTACTTTAAAATATCTAATAAATTTATATTTTTATCTCCAAGTTTACCATCAAAATTACCTGCAGATATTCCAACTACGCCTTCAAATTCCAAAGCAGCATCAATACCTGCTTTAACTGCTTTGTTCATTGATTCTTCATCAACTGCATTTATTACAATTTCAGGAATATAGTTAACTCCTTCAGGAACTTTAGAAACATCTCCTAAAGATTCTTTAAGTGAAGGACAGTAAACGTGATTTGTGGTTGGTCCAATTTCAGGATAGTTTGTCTCCGGTTTTGAAGCTGCAGAACAAATATCAAATGGTGCAGTAGCTCCTTCAACATTCATTATTGCATCAATTACTGCTTCACCAGCTTCAATTACTACTTCAGGTGTAGTGCATAAATACCAGAAGTTTCCTCCCATAATTCCATCATTGATTTTGAATTTTTCTTCAATCTGGAAGTCAGGAACTGCAATAGGTACATTAATCATTTTTCTATCGTATTCCTCTACGATCCATTCATATCCGTCACCACAGTGACCTACAATATCCATCATTTCAATATATTCATCACTGTCTGATGTTGAATAGTCAAAAATACGTGTAAATGGTTTTACCAATACATCTTGCCTTAATCTGTAAGATAATTCAAATGCGAATTTTTTAACATCATCTCCACCTAACCAGTATTGAACGACAGCACCATATCTTCCATCTGGAGTTTGTGATTCATCTAAAAATCCTTCTACACCACCTTCTACTCTTCCTATAACTGCGCTTGGTGTTGAAGTGGAATCATAAGCTGCTCTTTCAACAATTTTTTTGGTAGGGCCTGTAATTAAAGCTCTTACGTATTTTCCTTCAAATGCTTCAAAGAATGTGTCTTGTACTTTTTCATAACTCATTTTAATACACCTGTTTTTAACCTAATCCGCCTATATCCTGACCACGAATATTGTTTCTCATTTCTTTGCTGACTTTTAAAATTTCATCAAAGTTGTTTTCATTGATTATTTGGATTAATGGGTAATTTTCATTGCTGAAAACTGAGAAAAACTTATCTTTAATTTCTTCATCAATATTATAATCATTGAATAAGCTTTCATAATCATTTAAATTATTATAATCTTTAATAAATTCTATTACTTTGTTTTTGTCATTATTTGCATAGATATTTGCTATAACTGCAGTTGTTACTGCACTTGGAGATACAATAGCTATTTCAGCAACTTTCAATGGGTATTCATTACCGTTGAATGATACACTGATACCATTGTTCCTGTGGGCAAAATCAAGAGGTTCCACATCTGTTATACTGTCTCCTATGTAGAAGATTTTATCCTTGTTGATGTTATCTCTTTCAATGATTTGGTCAATAGCCAATTTCTTGCCCTGTCCTCCGACAACTTCAATATTCTTGATATTTTCATAGATTCCCATTTTGGTAATCTGTGAGAAGAAAATATCATCAAATAATTCATAATCTTCAGGGTTTTCCAAAATCAACTTTTTGAATTCAGTGATTTTTGTAATTTCTTCATCAGTTAATGTAAGGTTATCTAGATTTACCTTAGTGTAAAATGTATTTTTGAAAGGTAATTCCATATAATTAGAGATAGCCTCAATATATTGACCATAACTGGTACTAACTATGTAAGTATTCATCTCTTTTTGCAAGTAAGTTAAGAGGAATTTTGAATCTTCAACTGAATAAATATGATTTTGTGAAAACTCAATCAAATCTTTGTTTTTTAGACCTTCAACAACAAAGAAAGGCAAAATCAATTTCAAGGTATTGCCTGCTTTATAGTTTTCCTTTTTAACGACATCAACCAGATAATCATCATATAAACTGAGAAATTTAAATAATTCCCCGCCGTCTTCAATGAATTCAGCTGCAAGTTCAAATGCATTGTCATTTAAGGTCAATGGACCCTCACAATCTGTAATGAATGATTTTTCAAACATGAAATCACCTGAAGTTAACTATTCTGATTGCATCGAGCGGACATATCGCTTCACAGTTTCTGCAGTAAATACATTTTTCACTGTCATATTCCATGATATCATCACCCAATGTCAATGCTCCTGTTGGACAGTTCTTTGCACAAATTGCACATGCTTGACATTTAGGATTTGAAATTGTGAAATCAGCCAATCTTTGACCGTGCAAGTATGATCTTGCATAGTACAGGTCAGTGTCTTTACTATAGAAGTAATCATCATATGCACCAATTGCATCGAATTTACATTGTTCCACACATTTTCCGCAGTATATACATTTATCTTCATTAATTTTAATTGGATTTGGACCGTTTAGTTCAATTGCACCTGCAGGACATACATTATAACAGTCACCGCATGCAATACATTTATTGTTGTATACTTCAATGTTTCTGTCCATTAAATAAGATCCAACGAGTTTTGTGAACTCTCCAACTTCAATGTTTGAATTAAGACTGATACTTAACTCCCTTTCCATTTCATCATTTACTTTATATTCAACGAAATTTTCAAATGTCAAATCGTTGAATTCGAGAGCTATTGACTTACCTACCTTTTCTAAAACCTTGTTTAAACTGATTAAATCCAGTGAAAGTATTTTAGTATCATGGTCTACAATGCTTGATACTATATCAAATGATTTTATTTCACTGTACATTTTGTAAGCTTTTTTACGTGAAGAGTATTTTATAGCCCCTGAAGGACATGAATGCATACATTCCTCACATCTTGCACAGTAGCCAGGATTAATGTACGGCAATTTGTTGGTTCTAGCCACATTAAGAGCACCCATTGAAGGACATACTCTTGTACATGTCATACAGCCAATACAATCTTTCTGGTTGACGACAACAGCCTTACCTCCTTTAACTGTTTTAGGAAGCAATTGACCGTATTTAATTGCATCTGTTGGACATACTCTGAAACAGTATCCGCAACGTACACAGGTATCCTTATCAATTTCACTGTGCGGAGGTTGTTTTCCATCTGAAACAATATGAATTGAACCTTTTTTACATGCCATTACACATGCTCCACAAGCTTTACATAATTTCACATTTATGTTTGGAACATTTTCCTTTATAGGTGGGTCCATATGTACATCAAGAGATATTGCATCATAAGGACAAGAATTACGGCATAATACACAACCGAAGCAAGTGCTTTTTATTTTAATAAGACCTTCTTCATTATCAACATATATTGCATCAATAGGACATGAATCAAGACAAGGTTTGTCATTACAATTTGCACATTTTGTTTTGTCGATGAAATATTCGACATCCACATGCCTCAATGGTCTTGGTGTTTTAGTATAACTGTCAATCATAACACTCACTCCACAATATCCTCATTTAAATTAGATGCTTTTACTGTAACATGAATATTTTCACCATCATCAAGTGCGAATTTAGCCATGAAATACTTGATGACTGAAAATGGACAGGTTTGGTAACAAATACTGCATCTTAAACATCTTTCTTTATCTCTTACGATTGTATCATTGACTTCATAAAATGAAATACAGTTTGTCGGACAATCAGGAATACATAATTGGCATTTTTTACATTTTGATTTATCCCAATCAATGATTCTGACTTTGAGCCTGTTGACTGCATTGGTAATGATTTCCAAAGCTATTTCTTCATCAGGCATGATTTTTAATGCTTCATCCCATATCTCAGAGAGAGGAACATCATATTGCAAAAGCCCGTTATGTTCCAATGACCTTAAATCCTCTTCCTCATTATTGATAAAGTTTTCAAGATAATTTACACATAATAAGATCAATTCTTTTTGGTCTTGCAAGTTATCGACAAATACTCCTTTCATTGCACCGTTAACAGGACACACGTCAAGACATTCTCCACAGGAAATACATTTTAGCTGATCTACAACAATCACATTGCTGTCTGTTTGACTTATAGCTTCAACAGGACATTTTTTAGCACATTTTTTACATTTTATACATAAATAATCATCAACAATGAACTGTCTTTTTGATGGAATAAGATTGAATTCCGGGTGAATGAAATGATTGTGACCGCATTCCAATGTTTTTGGTTCTGTTGGACATACTTCTGCACAGAATCCGCATCTTATACAAGAACTAGGATTGATTACAGGATATGTTGAACCTTCACCAGTTTCATCATCCTTTTCCCTTACTATTTTGATTGCATTTGGGGATGGGCATGATACGGTACATGCTCCACAACCTATACAGTATTCTTTATTTACTTTAGGAAAATCTCTAAATCTTTCGGGTTTTTCTGCAATTTCGGGATTTGTTTTTGCATTTGTAAATGCATCAGCCCAAGCTTTTCTTGCAAAGTCAAATATGTACCACATTAGAGATGACATCTATTTCACCTCATAAATGTTTTTGAGTTCTGTTTTTCCATACTCGTTGGTAATAGCTACTCTTTCAGCACAAGCAACACAAGGGTCGCAGGACGCATAGGTTGCAACTGCAT encodes:
- the upp gene encoding uracil phosphoribosyltransferase, translated to MNEFVLDHPLITHKLAILRDIGTGTKEFRELVTEISTILVYESMRDAKLEKTTIETPLEKMETGKLNEDNYAIVPILRAGMGMVDGVLNVIPNAKIGHIGLYRDEETFEPVEYYYKMPEGIDNREVLVVDPMLATGGSASATISRLKRDGVTKIKLLCLVAAPQGIETIENNHPDVKIFCATVDRELNENAYILPGLGDAGDRVYGTK
- a CDS encoding queuosine precursor transporter, translated to MNLNFDFSEKRVIITAFFCMAFTIANLITVKVINIGFLGMETPAGVLIYPLVYILTNVVADVYGEKVAQRTILLGLATDILFVFMTTLILVLPSPAYFTGDSSLAFVFTQTPRILVASYISYLIGNFVNAKITAKVNAGKEYSSTKNLGILAFSELVDNFIFIGLAFIGVYAVTDILIMIISHWVLSLIWTAIAQPFTKMTVKWAEKGKPAEA
- a CDS encoding tocopherol cyclase family protein, which gives rise to MNKSDLKRDYYMLKGSLAKKGYDWWWHSLTAYDKETGEEKPFFIEYFVCNPALAEEEPTLGQLPENQKAGKKPSYCMIKAGTWGKNKKQIHNFYSMKYFDCPDDELNIRVGDCSLTETHMNGQVKVSEEEAQEHPEFMSDAGEMMWDLDIDKQIAFNVGYGANSLFRKLNSFEMFWHAEGIKTQYSGTIWLDGREYEVIPEKSYGYADKNWGGDFTSPWLWISSCNLTSLKTGKKLNNSAFEAGGGKPKAFGISIPRKLLIGFYYEGKMYEYNFARFWNMVKIDFDFEEGEEVHTWRVNASNKDSRMELVLYCKREDMLLIKYEAPTGKKLHNRLWNGGNGWGEIKLYKKDGTLIDHVKMENTGCEYGEYC
- a CDS encoding uracil-xanthine permease family protein, whose product is MVEENNNMLLGVRDKPPALRWVLLAVQHVCAMFGATILVPIVVNTTAGADVLSIPVALVTSGIGTLIYLICTRGRSPVYLGSSFAFIAPMVAGYALAGKASVFSALMLVGLVYVIVSCIIRVSGKAWINKLLPPVIVGPMIMVIGLSLAPTAINEIGLDLAVIPWQNLVVALIAFLTTAILAVRGKGILRVIPFLIGILVGYAVAAALGMVDFSQALSANVIEIPKFYVPFMNYNLNFAAALTIVPIALVTMVEHIGDHKVLSEIIGRDLIEDPGLDRTLLGDGLATFIAALLGGPANTTYGENTSVVGMTRVASVYVIALAALIAIVFAFSGHLTAFLTAIPAPVLGGISVLLYGFICVNGLKILIHNQVDFNNTKNVVVAATMLVLGLGGATLSVVCGNLSLAMSGMSLAAVVGVILNLAIPEEKHE
- a CDS encoding carbohydrate kinase family protein — its product is MEILDDDINAEVVGFGALNVDKLYSVGNIAGKDEESFIKSEIDAPGGSAANTIVGLSRLGRSTSIIGKIAEDEDGDLIEYNLAINGVYSNNLIYSETGSTGKCLGFVDDDGERCLYIDPGVNDEIKIDEINPINFMRCKVMHYTSFVGDSFKTQIELLDLLNENTVLSFDPGMLYVQKGFNELKPILDRTDILLINESELRLLCDNNEASLKDLARGFLEFGIETVVIKQGAKGVFAMNNQTDCFVESYECDVVDTTGAGDSFNSGFLYSFLKGYDLEKSCRIGNWVASKSIEGFGMDKFPSAKDLEAFF
- a CDS encoding CBS domain-containing protein yields the protein MRAKELMDKNFVYLNTNDSIVEVSKVMEEIRRFTCPVVNDNKQLIGWITSFDITRGLREGNEKISEIMSGYEEIGTVHENDPARKAVILTANNKFVTVPVVNDDKQIIGMVRACDIVELVSELYDIKVSKLYEAMQNQLKGVTWDELMDASALVSQKTTGVKISPKDYEANIMNSTFGEAIWSTGGLEKFFAGLISVGEIVIARRVGKARR
- a CDS encoding formylmethanofuran--tetrahydromethanopterin N-formyltransferase; the protein is MSYEKVQDTFFEAFEGKYVRALITGPTKKIVERAAYDSTSTPSAVIGRVEGGVEGFLDESQTPDGRYGAVVQYWLGGDDVKKFAFELSYRLRQDVLVKPFTRIFDYSTSDSDEYIEMMDIVGHCGDGYEWIVEEYDRKMINVPIAVPDFQIEEKFKINDGIMGGNFWYLCTTPEVVIEAGEAVIDAIMNVEGATAPFDICSAASKPETNYPEIGPTTNHVYCPSLKESLGDVSKVPEGVNYIPEIVINAVDEESMNKAVKAGIDAALEFEGVVGISAGNFDGKLGDKNINLLDILK
- a CDS encoding 4Fe-4S binding protein, coding for MNVSFIKQMKDLEREVLLKSVELDDDRDDFQFELDGFSANDEIIAVSPRCVRCNTCVGECPVNAIEPANIFRIAKITDKCVKCEICVQSCPVSAVKIIDNSIVYDSESEEKIIEYKLANVSSRHRVIRMNNISIDYSVDNNWDDCATLCPTNAFTLEFKEFFDDLDMDLGIELLEDELYPYVNEKMCIGCGACAEISLNDNAIELDRYFGPVIHSRFIDVNHDLCVNCYLCEENCPTGAIELVDGKVVLNDDKCIRCIECTHRCPVVALKREVIK